In a single window of the Elaeis guineensis isolate ETL-2024a chromosome 4, EG11, whole genome shotgun sequence genome:
- the LOC140857418 gene encoding uncharacterized protein — protein MVDGSSSILNAVHDSASPYFISPSENPGNTLVTSLLKGPNYPVWRRSIITALRAKRKIRFVDGILARPIDGSRDHFLWDTCNSMVMSWIYNSVVPEIYDSISFFESARDIWVDLEERYSQGNAPRIHELKTQIWSFRQGNDMTIATYYAHLRGLWEELMAYSKVPTCSCGATREIQVEKEEERLHQFLFGLKDSYDTLRDQLLSMEPLPTVNKAYALLIRGEKQKEVTAVRTSQPEAAALAVKPMIERANKEIGSKERNKKYFRCDHCKKTGHTRDRCFELIGYPPGWQSKDRVKDRGNGAETDSQHQGGVAVNATTSLNTDRISPIPDLSPTQYQQLIFLLGQDKTQSAVNFVGKASLDSFHHSWILDSGASEHLTFCKSFLHDIESLDNALPVTLPNGVNMSVHSYGDVTLTNDITLHRTLYAPNFTCNLVSVSKLARELNCAVLFFPTFCALQDLATRKLIGLGELQDGLYYFKGLAIRPARTNKVNDEDSFIAILVYVDDMIITGNNPLKCQETGMIGIKPTKFPMQQHLKLTVDDGKLLDDPGPYRRLLGRLIYLTITRPDIAYSVHVLTQFMQSPRQPHLDAAFRILRYLKGSPGQGIFFSSVNTFQLYAYCDADWAGCPMTRRSTTGFYVSLGDAPISWRAKKQTTVSRSSAKAEYRAMAHTISELLWLRALLSDLSISHHGPMFLYCDNQAALHIAANLVFHERTKHIEIDCHFVRERLQSQDIATRYVPTHC, from the exons ATGGTGGATGGTTCGTCATCGATCTTAAATGCTGTGCATGATTCGGCATCTCCCTATTTCATCTCACCTTCAGAGAATCCTGGAAATACCCTTGTGACATCTCTACTCAAGGGACCGAACTATCCTGTATGGCGAAGGTCCATTATCACTGCTCTTCGAGCCAAACGAAAAATTCGGTTCGTTGATGGGATACTTGCACGACCTATAGATGGATCGCGGGATCATTTTCTCTGGGATACGTGTAATTCAATGGTGATGTCATGGATCTACAACTCTGTTGTACCAGAAATCTACGACAGCATCTCTTTTTTTGAAAGTGCTCGAGATATTTGGGTCGATCTTGAGGAAAGATATTCTCAAGGCAATGCTCCTCGCATTCATGAGTTAAAGACCCAAATCTGGAGTTTCAGGCAAGGCAATGATATGACTATTGCCACTTATTATGCCCATCTTCGTGGCTTGTGGGAGGAACTTATGGCTTATTCCAAGGTGCCGACTTGTTCGTGTGGAGCCACTAGAGAGATCCaagttgagaaagaagaagagagactaCATCAATTTCTTTTTGGTCTCAAGGACTCCTACGACACGTTGCGAGATCAGCTGCTGTCCATGGAGCCATTAccaacagttaataaggcatatgcCTTATTGATTCGAGGTGAAAAGCAGAAGGAAGTCACCGCTGTTCGAACTTCTCAACCTGAAGCCGCGGCTCTCGCTGTTAAGCCCATGATAGAAAGGGCGAATAAAGAGATCGGCTCcaaggaaagaaataaaaaatattttcgatgCGACCACTGTAAGAAGACAGGACATACCCGTGATAGATGCTTTGAGCTAATCGGGTACCCACCTGGATGGCAATCCAAAGATCGAGTTAAGGATAGAGGCAATGGAGCCGAGACCGATAGTCAGCACCAAGGAGGGGTTGCCGTGAATGCTACTACATCATTGAATACAGACAGAATCTCTCCAATACCGGATCTTTCTCCTACACAATATCAGCAACTTATTTTCCTTCTTGGACAAGATAAGACTCAAAGTGCCGTAAATTTTGTTGGTAAGGCCTCTCTTGATTCTTTTCAtcattcttggatccttgatagtGGTGCTTCCGAACACTTAACCTTTTGTAAGTCCTTTCTTCATGATATTGAATCTCTTGACAATGCACTCCCAGTTACTTTACCTAATGGAGTCAATATGTCTGTACATTCATATGGTGATGTTACTTTGACCAATGATATTACCTTGCACCGTACTTTATATGCTCCTAATTTTACTTGCAATCTTGTTTCAGTAAGCAAACTTGCTCGAGAACTTAATTGTGCTGTTCTCTTCTTTCCCACATTTTGTGCTCTACAGGACCTTGCCACGAGGAAGCTGATTGGATTGGGTGAACTCCAGGATGGTCTTTACTACTTCAAAGGCTTGGCAATACGTCCTGCACGGACAAATAAAGTCAAT GATGAGGACTCTTTCATTGCCATTCttgtttatgtggatgatatgattATTACAGGGAATAACCCTTTGAAATGTCAG GAGACCGGAATGATTGGGATCAAGCCCACAAAATTTCCTATGCAGCAACATCTCAAGCTCACGGTGGATGATGGAAAACTACTTGATGATCCAGGTCCATATCGTCGATTGCTGGGACGACTCATTTATTTGACCATCACTAGGCCTGATATTGCATACTCGGTGCATGTTCTGACACAGTTTATGCAATCTCCTCGACAACCACACTTAGATGCAGCCTTCCGCATTTTGCGATATTTGAAAGGGTCTCCAGGTCAaggcatatttttttcaagtgTCAACACCTTTCAGTTATATGCTTATTGTGATGCAGACTGGGCAGGATGTCCCATGACAAGGCGCTCTACTACAGGTTTCTATGTTTCCTTAGGAGATGCTCCGATTTCTTGGCGTGCTAAGAAGCAGACAACAGTGTCTCGTTCCTCTGCAAAGGCCGAATATCGGGCTATGGCACACACTATCAGTGAATTACTATGGCTTCGAGCCCTCTTATCCGACCTCAGTATTTCACATCATGGTCCCATGTTCCTTTATTGCGATAATCAAGCAGCTTTACACATTGCTGCAAATCTTGTGTTTCATGAGCGGACCAAACACATAGAAATTGATTGTCATTTTGTCAGAGAGCGACTACAATCTCAAGACATTGCTACACGATATGTTCCTACACATTGTTAG